A single Cottoperca gobio chromosome 7, fCotGob3.1, whole genome shotgun sequence DNA region contains:
- the wnk3 gene encoding LOW QUALITY PROTEIN: serine/threonine-protein kinase WNK1 (The sequence of the model RefSeq protein was modified relative to this genomic sequence to represent the inferred CDS: deleted 1 base in 1 codon; substituted 1 base at 1 genomic stop codon), translated as MPSLSVDTGQKRLRREKRFFRKSVEICEEDDEVEVPPEAPHSAPHLELRSSDSIFTSSAQQQETASSCAAMGHDPSCPSSNQEPGKDVPSSATTQRGKERDREQEEEAEMKALATSPGGRFLKFDIELGRGAFKTVYKGLDTETWVEVAWCELQDRKLTKAEQQRFKEEAEMLKGLQHPNIVRFYDSWESALRGKKCIVLVTELMTSGTLKTYLKRFKVMKPKVLRSWCRQILKGLHFLHTRTPPIVHRDLKCDNIFITGPTGSVKIGDLGLATLMRTSFAKSVIGTPEFMAPEMYEEHYDESVDVYAFGMCMLEMATSEYPYSECQNAAQIYRKVTSGIKPASFDKVNDPEIKEIIECCIRQNKSQRLSIRDLLNHAFFGEDTGVRVELAEEDTGTQDCLALRIWVEDPKKLKGKHKDNEAIEFSYDLENDSAEEVALEMVKSGFFHESDAKVVGKSIRDRVNLIKKSRERRQQQLLQQQQEFEEKRDSTLTSCTFSHPSCTSSLGPGAAGQTGGGGGQEFEELPDMDQHVRQQHIFSGTTLSLPGESIGSASCESYASGQSQAYSQQGESYTHPQTTLPPTASNSGTLAHHQMVGESVPNVPIGHSVSISSMSVGQSAGGPVGQTFLQPSTMVPQVSQSVPQQYVQSQTFPSDAFQTATPHGSLAPSQSYIPPVSPQAPINVHTTSMSVNDPAGLGGTIVPLAQQTQPPATPMQLTDIIPHAAPQQTQPVMIPQQTIVQQQQIGMDPQTSTLQQQPLQQMEAQATLLEQQQVSATQPPTDHHPQSLSAIAVQHQHEPQQQIYVQQPVHTTPQQQVLPPQPGMEQRAMSLPQPGEQAQTYKQQPTGDPREQTMIQPQLQQQLHQTLLQQQQALLLEQQQTYVQQQLDQQQQKTLLQQQQHQQAQLQQHQLEQQQALIHKQLLDQKQQQALIQQQQEQQQGLIQQQPPQQALLQHQLEQQQQQQQPPSQQQHQSQLFQQIGQHQTGLQKEPEKQQLSGQQQQQIVLQQQPQQTQQQNEQLQQQALLRQIEQQQQQTLIQQHLQQQAILQQHQLQQKAQLQQQQHEQQQVQLKQQIEQQQQALLQQQFEQQRQQQFLLQQQQAERLHQQAVIQQQIQEQQQHAAIIQLQQTEKQEAVPIPQSNSEQQIQQQPTDMQHVCIPQLNATQFTPHTTLTQQQVMEQHHQAALIQQQQAFIAQPQHHTAVMEPNIPVGAPPGTEVIQHQAQIVSQAQVPMAIQTTHIPVQTSAVVPVLTQQGQSETHPQNQVPVQCIAQSTVQAAQAIIEAQVTPPAAVIQGQTQVIQTQQIPLQTSYPGSAPLTQSQVIQSQPLHLTMSQSQPPTVDNQMMGQQSQAAAQPPAAIASIPSQLQHETFVQQNAQMPPLMQSQLHQQTQGHPPSQMHAQTAGLLTHQYVPQLTHQAMPSVQHDITHVTQQQQQQQQQQQQQEPVLQFQQIIRSSSSAGSVGTTSTTGLSSAVDPANFVTTPHSVQQAGQSYVPGQTTQHPVVQAQQQPLGGTADPSVIQSICQPPMPPSTVQYQQQLQRISQVQQSLAPSPPQAQLLAQPIPTPIQQPPSIKQALMPLDKSQLPSQGPPASFLVNHPSAQIGPSNVAEPQSQNKTLPIYSHLVTGAPPSPQHQAKQMLPAHTHTQTSFQAQTQTLLQTQAHSHTQTRTDTPNAEQPVLPHAVFPAQQMPLSPSHTSCPPTSLPSLLYLPSHHPAVSPLPELPTSPPAAQITLPGQVDFIPTSPPPVTTLQSLDYNAPKLPQASLQDCDLSLLGVAQDGPYLSSTEHHSSSGSVPANGEEALQLLANGKLEKVKTQRKNFLSEVXEVSHQFQLSMLQVSGSGDNMVECQLETHTNKMVTFKFDIEGDAAEEIADYMVEEDFVLDVEKETFVEELRTTVKKAHEILQTHSQTGSTDQLFVSTPTSSSMDSVPHSSPVGRWRFFINQTIRHRDSLSGADTPLPTEEMRIPQSPITERDTSPHSSSSSTSSTSSRSSSTSPDPERDGRGEKDSSEVSDFAETGPVDHQPGPSLPSTSASSTPPTSLLPRNQGESAGPQRPPVPGEPTILAVPPHSDTSTTGDASWPPNQHPIPLRHGQQKHNAGGGYFGLNLTCPSIRNPVSKKSWTRKFKNWACKLRHSASLFKKPRVQQDGCSSSQALREEKEAPPLNPPHLRKGRFHVTSVPQSPSGHGSTHRKVGRFSVSQAETKKEDRHTDSSPVSPDLERERRRSRAKEGERDEHKRTPAMAHLPRGHGHSHSPLGSSDDDDNECEMEDEDLRKELHKLREKHIKEVVSLQSQQNRELQELYRQLRSLKDQRQSLPASLSRTPPLPSGPPVLSPRRPRPAKIKLRPRPHSHMDNNGVTHSGIQQSSSFSGGEQSRLPLYCNTEHCTSLPAKGDHSPIRKSTFTDELHKLVDNWTKETVGPALPPKPSLNQIKQIQQVQELGGWSQPTEVAPPGWFPVNPQAPPTPASLPVAAPSQYTGGGSLSTLHSPGPSPQTHTAQGPQMQQSLHLHQSLPLQQVTYQQSPLRQQIPQPGMQTPIQSQSLPHTQPITQLPTSPVSTAASLLPGSGTTASTDSTAATGGTFCSCSSPSSTSSSSCSTAALPSSAKIHPTPPTSTLPLGQK; from the exons ttaCCTGAAGCGCTTTAAGGTGATGAAACCCAAAGTCCTGAGAAGCTGGTGTCGGCAAATCCTGAAGGGCCTTCACTTCCTTCACACTAGGACTCCTCCGATAGTCCACCGGGACCTCAAGTGTGACAACATCTTCATAACAGGCCCCACAGGCTCGGTCAAGATAGGTGACCTGGGACTGGCCACTCTTATGCGGACCTCCTTTGCTAAGAGTGTCATAG GAACACCGGAGTTCATGGCCCCAGAGATGTACGAGGAACACTACGATGAGTCTGTGGACGTCTACGCCTTCGGGATGTGCATGCTGGAGATGGCCACGTCAGAGTATCCCTACTCTGAGTGCCAAAATGCTGCTCAGATCTATCGCAAAGTCACAAGT GGTATAAAGCCAGCCAGCTTTGATAAAGTGAATGATCCGGAGATCAAAGAGATCATCGAATGCTGCATCCGGCAGAACAAGAGTCAGAG ACTCTCTATCCGAGACCTCTTGAACCACGCGTTCTTTGGGGAGGACACTGGGGTTCGGGTGGAGCTGGCAGAGGAGGACACAGGCACCCAGGACTGTCTGGCTCTCCGGATTTGGGTTGAAGATCCCAAGAAGCTAAAGGGGAAGCATAAAGACAACGAGGCCATCGAGTTCAGCTATGACCTGGAGAATGATAGTGCTGAGGAAGTGGCTCTAGAGATG gtGAAGTCAGGATTCTTCCACGAGAGTGATGCCAAGGTGGTGGGTAAATCCATCCGGGACCGTGTAAATCTGATCAAAAAGTCACGGGAGCGTcgacagcagcagctcctccagcagcagcaggaatttgaagaaaaaagagacTCCACTCTCACCTCTTGCACCTTTTCTCATCCATCCTGCACATCCTCACTGGGGCCAGGAGCAGCTGGACAgaccggaggaggaggagggcaggaGTTTGAGGAGCTGCCGGACATGGACCAGCATGTCAGGCAGCAACATATTTTCAGTGGGACAACCCTTAGTCTGCCAG GTGAGAGCATTGGGTCTGCCAGCTGTGAATCTTATGCAAGTGGACAGAGCCAGGCGTACTCTCAGCAAGGGGAATCATACACCCACCCCCAGACTACTCTCCCCCCTACGGCATCT AACTCTGGCACATTGGCTCATCATCAAATGGTTGGTGAAAGTGTTCCCAATGTGCCGATTGGTCACAGTGTCAGTATATCCAGCATGTCCGTGGGCCAAAGTGCAGGGGGACCTGTTGGTCAGACATTTCTTCAGCCCAGTACCATGGTTCCACAGGTATCACAGAGTGTCCCTCAACAATATGTTCAG TCACAAACATTCCCATCAGATGCATTTCAAACTGCCACTCCCCATGGGTCATTGGCCCCCTCACAGTCATACATACCTCCTGTTTCCCCACAAGCACCTATTAATGTTCACACCACATCCATGTCAGTCAATGATCCTGCTGGACTAGGGGGGACCATTGTGCCCCTCGCTCAGCAGACCCAACCTCCTGCCACTCCCATGCAGCTCACTGACATCATTCCCCATGCAGCACCCCAGCAAACACAGCCTGTCATGATCCCTCAGCAGACTATTGTCCAACAACAACAGATAGGGATGGATCCCCAGACCTCCACCCTTCAGCAGCAGCCGCTACAGCAAATGGAGGCCCAGGCTACTCTGCTCGAACAACAACAAGTTAGTGCCACTCAGCCACCAACGGATCATCATCCACAGAGCCTTTCAGCTATCGCTGTCCAACATCAACATGAGCCTCAGCAGCAGATCTATGTTCAGCAGCCGGTCCACACAACTCCTCAGCAGCAAGTTTTACCTCCGCAACCAGGTATGGAGCAGCGAGCTATGTCGTTACCACAGCCAGGGGAGCAAGCTCAGACTTACAAACAGCAACCAACAGGGGATCCCCGTGAGCAGACCATGATACAACCACAATTGCAACAACAGCTTCATCAAACTCTGTTACAACAGCAACAAGCTTTACTGCTTGAGCAACAGCAGACTTACGTCCAGCAACAACTTGATcagcagcaacaaaaaacactgcttcaacagcagcaacatcaacAGGCCCAGCTACAACAACATCAACTGGAGCAGCAGCAAGCACTTATACACAAGCAATTGTTGGATCAAAAACAGCAGCAAGCTCTTATTCAACAGCAACAAGAGCAACAGCAAGGTCTTAtacaacaacaaccaccacAACAAGCACTTTTACAACATCAGTTagagcaacaacagcaacaacaacaacctccttctcagcagcagcatcagagtCAGTTGTTTCAACAAATTGGACAACACCAAACTGGACTACAAAAAGAACCAGAGAAGCAGCAGCTAAGTggacaacaacagcaacaaattGTATTGCAGCAGCAACCCCAGCAGACTCAACAGCAAAACGAACAATTGCAGCAGCAAGCCTTACTCCGACAAAttgaacaacaacagcaacaaacactAATACAACAGCATCTGCAACAGCAGGCTATTTTACAACAACATCAGCTACAACAGAAAGCTCAGCTacagcaacagcaacatgaGCAGCAACAAGTGCAACTCAAACAGCAgatagagcagcagcagcaagctCTGTTGCAACAACAGTTTGAGCAACAGCGTCAGCAACAATTCctgttacaacaacaacaagcagagAGATTACATCAACAGGCTGTGATACAGCAACAGATTCAAGAGCAGCAGCAACACGCTGCCATCATTCAACTTCAGCAAACTGAGAAACAAGAGGCTGTCCCGATTCCACAAAGTAACAGTGAGCAGCAGATTCAGCAGCAACCAACTGATATGCAGCACGTGTGTATCCCACAACTAAATGCCACTCAGTTTACACCTCACACTACTCTCACACAGCAGCAAGTGATGGAGCAACATCACCAAGCAGCATTGATTCAGCAGCAGCAAGCATTTATTGCCCAGCCGCAGCATCACACTGCAGTAATGGAACCTAATATCCCAGTTGGAGCTCCGCCCGGCACTGAGGTGATTCAGCACCAAGCTCAAATTGTCTCACAGGCCCAGGTTCCCATGGCCATTCAGACTACTCACATCCCTGTCCAGACGTCTGCTGTTGTCCCAGTACTTACTCAACAAGGACAAAGTGAGACTCATCCCCAGAACCAGGTCCCAGTCCAATGTATAGCCCAGTCTACAGTCCAAGCTGCTCAGGCTATAATTGAGGCCCAAGTAACTCCTCCTGCAGCAGTGATCCAGGGACAGACTCAAGTCATCCAGACCCAGCAAATTCCTTTACAGACTAGTTACCCGGGATCTGCCCCCCTCACACAGAGCCAGGTAATCCAGTCTCAGCCTCTGCACCTGACAATGAGCCAGTCCCAGCCACCAACTGTGGACAATCAGATGATGGGCCAACAAAGCCAAGCTGCAGCGCAGCCTCCAGCTGCAATTGCCTCAATTCCCAGTCAGCTCCAACACGAGACTTTTGTTCAGCAAAATGCTCAAATGCCTCCACTCATGCAGTCCCAGCTCCATCAACAAACTCAAGGTCATCCACCTAGCCAGATGCATGCTCAGACTGCTGGCCTTCTGACCCATCAGTATGTCCCTCAGCTTACCCACCAAGCCATGCCATCTGTACAACATGATATAACTCATGttacacaacagcagcagcagcagcagcagcagcagcagcaacaagagCCAGTGCTACAATTTCAACAGATTATTCGGTCTTCTAGCTCAGCTGGAAGTGTCGGAACTACAAGTACTACTGGTCTCAGTTCTGCAGTTGACCCTGCAAACTTTGTCACCACTCCTCATTCTGTGCAGCAGGCTGGACAATCCTATGTTCCAGGCCAAACAACACAACATCCAGTTGTTCAGGCCCAGCAGCAGCCCCTAGGAGGCACTGCTGACCCTTCGGTCATTCAGTCCATCTGTCAGCCTCCCATGCCTCCGTCTACTGTGCAATACCAGCAACAGCTACAGAGGATTTCTCAAGTGCAGCAATCACTGGCTCCATCTCCTCCACAGGCACAGTTACTGGCACAGCCTATCCCAACTCCCATCCAGCAACCTCCTTCTATAAAGCAGGCTTTGATGCCCCTGGACAAGAGTCAGCTGCCCTCACAGGGTCCACCTGCTTCATTTCTGGTGAACCATCCTTCTGCACAGATAGGCCCCAGTAATGTTGCAGAGCCTCAGTCCCAGAACAAGACCCTGCCCATCTATAGTCATCTAGTGACAGGCGCCCCTCCGTCTCCGCAGCACCAAGCCAAGCAGATGCTgccagctcacacacacacacaaaccagctTTCAGGCCCAAACACAGACACTCCTTCAGACACAGGCTCATTCTCACACTCAGACACGCACTGACACACCTAATGCTGAACAGCCTGTTCTACCCCATGCTGTCTTTCCTGCACAACAAATGCCCCTCAGCCCCTCTCATACCTCATGTCCCCCAACATCACTACCATCTCTCCTTTACCTGCCATCCCACCATCCTGCAGTTTCCCCTCTGCCAGAGCTGCCTACATCTCCTCCAGCGGCCCAGATAACCTTACCAGGGCAGGTCGACTTTATTCCCACCTCCCCTCCGCCTGTCACTACTCTACAATCGCTTGACTATAATGCCCCTAAACTACCCCAAGCCTCGCTTCAAGACTGTGACCTTTCCCTGCTGGGTGTTGCTCAG GACGGTCCGTACCTGTCAAGTACAGAACATCATTCTTCGTCAGG GTCTGTTCCAGCTAATGGAGAAGAAGCTCTTCAACTCTTGGCCAATGGAAAGCTAGAGAAAGTAAAGACTCAAAGGAAGAACTTCCTGTCAGAAGTTTGAGA AGTTTCACATCAGTTTCAACTGAGCATGCTGCAG GTTTCAGGCAGTGGGGACAATATGGTGGAATGCCAGTTAGAAACCCATACCAACAAGATGGTGACGTTTAAATTTGACATTGAAGGGGATGCAGCAGAGGAGATAGCAGATTACATG GTGGAGGAGGACTTTGTCCTTGATGTAGAGAAAGAGACATTTGTTGAGGAGCTTAGAACCACAGTTAAGAAAGCTCATGAAATTcttcaaacacattcacag ACTGGATCAACCGACCAGTTGTTTGTGAGCACTCCGACTAGTTCTTCAA TGGACTCGGTGCCCCATTCCTCCCCAGTGGGACGCTGGCGCTTCTTTATCAATCAGACCATCCGCCATAGAGACTCTCTATCCGGAGCAGACACTCCACTTCCCACTGAAGAGATGAGGATACCTCAGTCTCCTATAACAGAGAGAG ATacttctcctcactcctcatcctcttctacctcctccacttcctcccgTTCCTCCTCTACTTCACCTGACCCAGAGAGGGatggcagaggagagaaagattCCTCAGAAGTGTCCGACTTTGCAGAGACGGGCCCGGTGGATCATCAGCCTGGCCCATCTCTCCCCTCCACCTCTGCCTCGTCCACCCCGCCTACCTCTCTCTTGCCTCGTAATCAGGGTGAATCTGCTGGGCCCCAGCGTCCACCTGTACCTGGAGAACCAACGATTCTT GCTGTACCCCCACATTCTGACACCAGTACCACTGGAGACGCATCGTGGCCCCCCAATCAGCACCCGATCCCCCTCCGGCATGGACAGCAGAAGCACAATGCAGGAGGTGGATATTTTGGCCTAAACCTGACATGTCCTAGTATCAGAAATCCTGTTAGCAAGAAATCCTGGACTCGCAAATTCAAAAACTGGGCGTGCAAACTGCGCCACTCCGCCAGCTTGTTCAAGAAGCCCAGAGTCCAGCAAG ATGGATGTTCCAGCAGTCAGGCACttagagaggagaaggaggcgcCACCCCTAAATCCACCTCATTTACGCAAAGGACGATTTCAT GTGACTTCAGTGCCCCAGAGCCCATCAGGCCATGGTAGCACTCACAGGAAAGTGGGACGCTTTTCTGTGTCCCAGGCTGAGACCAAGAAAGAGGACAGGCACACTGACAGCTCCCCAGTGTCTCCTGAtttggagagggagaggaggagatctCGGGccaaggagggagagagagatgaacataAGAGGACCCCAGCAATGGCACACCTGCCTCGAGGTCATGGGCACAGCCACTCACCGCTGGGCAGCagcgatgatgatgataatgagtGTGAGATGGAGGATGAAGACCTGAGAAAAGAACTACACAAGCTCAGAGAGAA GCACATCAAAGAGGTGGTGTCCCTTCAGTCCCAGCAgaacagagagctgcaggagctgtaCAGACAGCTTCGTTCCCTCAAAGACCAAAGGCAGAGTCTGCCTGCCTCCCTGTCCCGAACGCCTCCTCTTCCATCGGgacctcctgtcctctctcctcgtAGGCCCAGGCCAGCCAAAATCAAGCTCCGGCCCCGGCCTCACTCTCACATGGATAACAACGGAGTTACACACTCTG GGATTCAGCAGTCAAGTAGTTTCTCAGGTGGTGAACAGAGTAGACTGCCTCtttactgtaacacagagcACTGCACTTCACTGCCTGCCAAAGGAG ATCACAGTCCTATAAGAAAAAGCACATTCACAGATGAACTGCACAAACTTGTTGATAATTGGACGAAGGAGACGGTGGGCCCCGCCCTCCCGCCCAAGCCTTCTCTGAATCAAATCAAGCAGATTCAGCAGGTGCAGGAGTTGGGAGGCTGGAGCCAGCCCACGGAG GTTGCTCCACCAGGTTGGTTTCCAGTGAACCCCCAGGCACCCCCGACCCCTGCCAGCCTGCCTGTGGCAGCCCCTTCCCAATACACAGGTGGAGGAAGCCTGTCCACCCTGCACTCTCCGGGGCCATCACCGCAAACGCACACGGCTCAAGGGCCACAGATGCAGCAAAGTTTACACCTCCATCAGTCTCTCCCCCTCCAGCAGGTGACCTATCAGCAGTCTCCACTCCGCCAGCAGATACCGCAGCCCGGGATGCAAACTCCCATACAGTCCCAgtcactaccacacacacaacccatcACCCAGCTGCCCACATCTCCAGTGTCCACGGCTGCGTCTCTGCTGCCTGGTAGTGGCACCACTGCATCCACAGATAGCACTGCTGCTACTGGGGGGACATTCTGCTCCTGTTCTTCGCCCTCTtcaacctcttcctcctcttgctctACTGCTGCTCTGCCTTCCAGTGCCAAAATTCACCCAACACCCCCCACCTCTACTCTTCCTCTGGGACAGAAATGA